The following are encoded in a window of Pseudomonas graminis genomic DNA:
- a CDS encoding uracil-xanthine permease family protein: MKPDEFNDPLWRTILSGAQMLFVAFGALVLMPLITGLDPNVALFTAGLGTLCFQVVTGRQVPVFLASSFAFITPIILAKGQFGLAATMGGVMAAGFVYTFLGLAVKIKGTGFIDRLLPPVVIGPVIISIGLAMAPIAANMAMGRTGDGAAELIPYNTAIIISMAALLTTLIVAVFGKGIFRLVPIISGVLVGFALSFYFGVVDVAKIAAAPWLALPHFTAPEFNWQAILFIVPVALAPAIEHIGGVIAVGSVTGRDYLKKPGLHRTLLGDGIATTVAGAFGGPPNTTYAEVTGAVMLTKNYNPKIMTWAAIFAITLAFIGKFGALLQSIPVPVMGGILCLLFGSIAAVGMNTLIRHKVDLAEARNLVIVSVTLVFGIGGVLIGTGNGPDDFGMKGIALCAVTAIVLNLILPGNDAWKNKHLDDQLP; encoded by the coding sequence ATGAAGCCGGATGAGTTCAACGACCCACTCTGGCGCACGATCCTGTCGGGCGCGCAGATGCTGTTCGTGGCATTCGGCGCACTGGTATTAATGCCGCTGATCACCGGCCTCGATCCCAACGTCGCGTTGTTCACGGCAGGCTTGGGCACCCTGTGTTTTCAGGTGGTGACAGGCCGTCAGGTGCCGGTCTTCCTCGCGTCCAGCTTTGCCTTCATCACCCCGATCATTCTCGCCAAGGGCCAGTTCGGTCTTGCTGCAACCATGGGCGGCGTCATGGCAGCGGGCTTCGTCTACACCTTCCTGGGTCTGGCCGTGAAGATCAAAGGCACCGGCTTCATCGACCGCCTGCTGCCGCCGGTGGTGATTGGCCCGGTGATCATTTCCATTGGTCTGGCGATGGCACCCATTGCCGCCAACATGGCGATGGGCCGGACGGGTGATGGCGCAGCAGAACTGATCCCGTACAACACCGCCATCATCATTTCGATGGCGGCGCTGCTGACGACGTTGATCGTTGCGGTGTTCGGCAAAGGCATCTTCCGCCTGGTGCCGATCATCTCCGGCGTGCTGGTGGGTTTTGCGCTGTCGTTTTACTTCGGTGTGGTCGATGTGGCGAAAATTGCTGCGGCGCCCTGGCTGGCACTGCCGCACTTCACGGCGCCGGAATTCAACTGGCAGGCGATTCTGTTCATCGTCCCGGTGGCACTGGCCCCGGCCATCGAGCACATCGGCGGCGTGATTGCGGTAGGCAGCGTGACGGGACGCGATTACCTGAAAAAGCCTGGCCTGCATCGCACGCTACTGGGTGACGGCATTGCAACCACCGTGGCCGGCGCGTTTGGTGGCCCGCCCAACACCACCTACGCCGAAGTCACCGGCGCGGTGATGCTGACCAAGAACTACAACCCGAAGATCATGACCTGGGCGGCGATTTTCGCCATCACCCTGGCCTTCATCGGCAAGTTCGGCGCGTTGCTGCAAAGCATTCCGGTGCCGGTCATGGGCGGGATTCTGTGCCTGCTGTTCGGGTCGATTGCTGCGGTGGGCATGAACACGCTGATCCGCCACAAGGTTGATCTGGCCGAAGCGCGTAATCTGGTGATCGTGTCCGTCACACTCGTGTTCGGCATTGGCGGCGTGCTGATCGGCACCGGCAACGGCCCTGACGATTTCGGCATGAAAGGCATCGCGCTGTGCGCCGTGACCGCGATTGTGCTGAACCTGATCCTGCCGGGGAATGACGCGTGGAAGAACAAGCACCTGGATGATCAGTTGCCGTAG